A DNA window from Christiangramia salexigens contains the following coding sequences:
- a CDS encoding RluA family pseudouridine synthase has product MKIIESHIVPAVSDKIRLQEYAATIFSSITSRSGIKKAIKRELILLNGVPAKTSDWISEGQRIDLLKSSSDKKIFELGLEVLYEDQDLAIIKKPSGYPTSGNFFKTIENALPYNLEESKHLDTLSAALPVHRLDSPTSGILLCAKTNTALVGLQAGFEKKEIRKIYTALVHGELRESKHIKLPIDFKSSETLIEKLELFKIDSSNYSLVKATPLTGRTHQIRIHLSKSGYPIVGDKIYGVEERGVFKNRQLYLFASGIVFDHPRNGSVLKFDLPLPKKFRNLKNLG; this is encoded by the coding sequence TTGAAAATAATAGAAAGCCATATAGTACCTGCAGTCTCAGATAAAATAAGACTGCAGGAATATGCGGCTACTATCTTCTCCTCTATCACTTCCCGAAGTGGAATCAAAAAAGCAATAAAAAGGGAATTAATACTACTTAATGGTGTTCCCGCTAAAACTTCAGACTGGATTTCTGAAGGTCAGCGCATAGATCTTTTAAAAAGTTCTTCAGATAAAAAGATCTTTGAACTAGGCCTTGAAGTGCTTTATGAAGATCAGGATCTGGCGATTATCAAAAAACCTTCCGGATATCCCACCAGCGGAAACTTTTTTAAGACCATTGAAAATGCACTTCCTTATAATCTGGAGGAATCTAAACATCTGGATACTTTAAGTGCAGCTTTACCCGTGCATAGACTGGATAGCCCAACCTCTGGCATCTTACTGTGTGCAAAGACTAACACTGCTCTGGTAGGCCTGCAGGCCGGTTTCGAAAAAAAAGAGATCAGAAAAATTTATACCGCATTGGTGCATGGAGAATTAAGGGAATCCAAGCATATTAAACTCCCAATCGATTTCAAGTCTTCAGAGACACTTATTGAAAAGCTGGAACTATTTAAAATAGATTCCTCCAACTACAGCCTGGTAAAAGCCACTCCATTAACAGGCAGAACCCACCAGATAAGGATACACCTTTCAAAATCGGGATATCCAATTGTTGGAGACAAAATTTACGGAGTGGAAGAAAGAGGAGTATTTAAAAACAGACAACTGTACCTTTTCGCCTCTGGAATAGTATTTGATCATCCCAGAAATGGAAGTGTATTAAAATTCGATTTACCGCTTCCGAAGAAATTCAGAAATCTGAAGAATTTAGGATAA
- the rpoN gene encoding RNA polymerase factor sigma-54, translating to MLKQQLNLKLSQKLSPQQIQLMKLIQLPTQAFEQRIKQELEENPALDEGREEKVDEYDDIGNENTADEYESETIETEIDVDEYLSDDEIPSYRLQANNYSSDDEERSIPYAAGTSFTQHLKTQLSTIRLEETEQQIAEFLVGSVDESGYIRRNVQDIVDDLAFTQNIYTDEETVEKVLQKVQKLDPAGVGARSLQECLVIQLNRREPTKQVTLAKDIMVRSFDQFSKKHYKKLLSRHDITEDELREAIDVIEHLNPKPGGAYAGNTRIVEHVIPDFTIKIEDGDLQLSLNGRNAPEMHISRDYSNMLKGYKESKEKTKAQKDAVMFIKQKLDAAKWFIEAIKQRQQTLMVTMSSIMNYQKEYFLTGDERNLRPMILKDIADEIDMDVSTVSRVANSKYVDTPYGTKLIKEFFSESMKNDQGEDVSTREIKKILEMSIEEEDKRKPLTDEKLAKVLKDKGYPIARRTVAKYREQLDIPVARLRKEI from the coding sequence ATGCTTAAACAACAATTAAATTTAAAATTATCGCAGAAGCTTTCTCCTCAGCAAATCCAGCTGATGAAACTTATTCAGTTGCCAACACAGGCTTTTGAACAGCGCATTAAGCAGGAGTTGGAAGAAAATCCGGCCTTAGATGAGGGAAGAGAAGAGAAAGTCGACGAATATGATGATATCGGGAATGAGAATACGGCTGATGAATATGAAAGTGAAACCATAGAGACCGAAATTGATGTAGATGAGTACCTGAGCGACGATGAAATTCCAAGCTACAGGCTACAGGCCAATAATTACAGTTCAGATGATGAAGAAAGAAGTATTCCATACGCTGCAGGAACTTCTTTTACACAACATTTAAAAACACAGTTAAGTACAATAAGACTTGAAGAGACCGAACAACAAATCGCGGAGTTTCTTGTGGGAAGTGTGGATGAAAGCGGATATATCAGAAGGAATGTACAGGATATTGTAGATGATCTGGCTTTTACGCAGAATATTTATACCGACGAAGAAACTGTTGAGAAGGTCCTGCAAAAGGTCCAAAAACTGGATCCTGCAGGGGTTGGAGCAAGAAGCCTTCAGGAATGTCTTGTAATACAATTAAACAGAAGAGAGCCTACCAAACAGGTCACCCTTGCAAAAGACATCATGGTACGGTCATTTGACCAGTTCAGCAAAAAGCATTATAAGAAATTATTATCTCGCCACGATATTACAGAAGATGAACTAAGAGAGGCCATAGATGTAATAGAACATCTTAACCCAAAACCAGGTGGCGCCTATGCAGGGAATACACGTATCGTAGAGCATGTAATCCCAGATTTTACGATCAAGATCGAAGATGGAGACCTGCAGTTAAGCCTTAATGGCAGAAACGCTCCCGAAATGCATATTTCCAGGGACTATAGCAATATGCTTAAGGGTTATAAGGAATCCAAGGAAAAGACCAAGGCTCAAAAGGATGCTGTAATGTTCATTAAACAGAAACTGGATGCCGCAAAATGGTTTATTGAAGCCATAAAGCAACGTCAGCAGACTCTAATGGTCACAATGAGTTCCATAATGAATTATCAAAAGGAATACTTCCTAACCGGTGATGAAAGGAATCTAAGACCAATGATCCTTAAAGATATTGCCGATGAAATTGATATGGACGTCTCCACAGTATCCCGGGTGGCAAATTCAAAATATGTGGATACGCCTTACGGCACCAAACTGATAAAGGAGTTTTTCTCTGAATCTATGAAGAATGATCAAGGAGAGGATGTTTCTACTCGTGAGATCAAGAAGATCCTTGAGATGTCTATAGAGGAAGAAGACAAAAGAAAGCCTCTAACAGACGAAAAGCTTGCAAAAGTACTGAAGGATAAAGGTTACCCGATCGCGCGAAGAACGGTAGCTAAATACAGAGAGCAATTGGATATTCCTGTCGCCCGCTTACGCAAAGAAATATAA
- the asnS gene encoding asparagine--tRNA ligase — protein sequence MIQAKIAEILESDQFLQEFHINGWVRSFRSNRFIALNDGSTIKNLQCVIDFENTDEEILKRITVGAAICVKGTLVESKGSQQRVEIEVSEIKILGDANPEEVKLTILSPKKHSLEKLREQAHLRVRTNTFSAVMRVRSKLSFAVHKYFQEKNFHYVNTPIITGSDAEGAGEMFQVSSLDMKDPPRNEDGSINYKEDFFGKETNLTVSGQLEAETYAMGLGQVYTFGPTFRAENSNTSRHLAEFWMIEPEVAFCDLDGNMDLAEEFIKYVLKYILKHCKDDLEFLNERQINEDKLKPKNERSDMSLLEKLNFVLENNFQRVSYTEAIEILKNSKPNKKKKFNYIIEEWGADLQSEHERYLVEKHFKCPVILFDYPAKIKAFYMRLNEDKKTVRAMDILFPGIGEIVGGSQREERLDVLKEKMKELNIPEDELWWYLDTRKFGTCVHSGFGLGFERLVQFTTGMGNIRDVIPFPRTPQNAEF from the coding sequence ATGATACAGGCAAAAATCGCTGAAATACTGGAAAGCGATCAGTTTTTACAGGAGTTTCATATTAACGGCTGGGTACGCTCATTTAGAAGCAACAGATTTATAGCCCTTAACGACGGATCCACTATAAAAAACCTCCAATGCGTTATAGATTTTGAGAATACTGATGAGGAAATTTTAAAAAGAATCACCGTTGGTGCTGCGATCTGTGTAAAAGGAACTCTGGTAGAGAGTAAAGGAAGCCAGCAACGTGTTGAAATTGAAGTATCAGAAATTAAGATCCTGGGAGATGCCAATCCTGAAGAGGTTAAACTAACCATATTATCTCCTAAGAAACACAGCCTTGAGAAACTTCGCGAGCAGGCTCATTTAAGAGTTAGAACAAATACGTTCAGTGCGGTAATGAGAGTTCGAAGCAAACTGTCTTTTGCGGTACATAAATATTTTCAGGAAAAGAATTTCCACTATGTGAACACTCCTATCATTACAGGTAGTGATGCCGAAGGTGCAGGCGAGATGTTCCAGGTGAGTTCTTTAGACATGAAAGATCCCCCAAGGAACGAGGATGGAAGCATTAACTACAAAGAAGATTTCTTTGGCAAAGAAACCAACCTAACTGTATCTGGTCAACTGGAAGCAGAAACTTATGCGATGGGACTTGGTCAGGTATATACTTTTGGACCAACTTTTAGAGCCGAGAATTCCAATACCTCCAGACACCTTGCAGAATTCTGGATGATCGAGCCTGAAGTCGCTTTTTGCGATCTGGATGGAAATATGGATCTAGCTGAGGAATTCATTAAATATGTTCTTAAATATATATTGAAGCACTGTAAGGATGATCTTGAATTCCTTAATGAGAGGCAGATCAATGAGGATAAGCTGAAACCAAAGAACGAGAGAAGTGACATGAGCCTTCTGGAAAAACTTAATTTCGTATTGGAGAATAATTTCCAGCGAGTGAGTTACACCGAAGCGATCGAGATCCTTAAGAATTCAAAGCCAAATAAAAAGAAGAAATTCAATTATATCATTGAAGAGTGGGGTGCCGATCTCCAAAGCGAGCATGAGCGCTATCTTGTAGAGAAGCACTTTAAGTGTCCGGTGATTTTATTCGATTATCCGGCTAAGATCAAAGCCTTCTACATGAGACTTAACGAGGATAAGAAAACGGTTCGCGCGATGGACATCTTATTCCCAGGAATTGGAGAGATCGTTGGAGGTAGCCAGAGAGAGGAACGTCTGGACGTACTTAAGGAGAAAATGAAAGAATTGAATATTCCTGAAGACGAACTATGGTGGTACCTGGATACCCGTAAATTTGGAACTTGCGTACACAGTGGTTTCGGTCTAGGTTTTGAAAGACTGGTACAGTTCACAACCGGAATGGGTAACATTAGAGACGTGATCCCTTTCCCAAGAACACCACAGAACGCCGAATTTTAA
- a CDS encoding porin family protein, whose amino-acid sequence MRLRKLLLLIPLFPLFLHSQEEDRYNIPDTVPFSIDSLYREDQFYIGFSFNLITKRPPSISQEGFSGGLHLGFIRDMPLNERRNVSLGLGLGWAISSYGQNLFIGKEANGDTRFLSLDNTINYETNRFSTQLIEAPLEFRWRTSTPESYKFWRIYTGVKFGYIYHFRSNYKDANEQVIINDLPELNRFRAGATFTFGYNTFNFQFYYALNPFFDKAVVDESEFGISTLKIGLTFFIL is encoded by the coding sequence ATGAGACTCAGAAAACTACTATTGCTTATACCTCTCTTTCCTTTATTCCTTCATTCGCAGGAAGAAGATCGCTATAATATCCCAGATACGGTCCCATTTAGCATAGATAGTCTTTACAGAGAAGATCAATTTTATATAGGTTTTAGCTTTAATTTGATCACCAAAAGACCGCCAAGTATATCTCAGGAAGGATTTTCCGGTGGTTTGCATTTGGGTTTCATTAGAGATATGCCTCTTAATGAAAGACGGAATGTGTCATTAGGTCTTGGCCTTGGTTGGGCAATTAGCAGTTATGGCCAAAATTTGTTCATAGGAAAAGAGGCTAATGGAGACACCCGGTTTTTGAGCCTTGATAATACTATTAATTATGAAACCAATCGTTTCAGCACCCAGTTAATTGAAGCTCCGCTTGAATTTCGCTGGAGAACTTCAACTCCTGAATCCTATAAGTTCTGGAGGATCTATACGGGTGTGAAATTCGGTTATATCTACCATTTTCGCAGTAATTACAAAGATGCGAATGAGCAGGTGATCATTAATGATCTGCCTGAATTAAATCGATTCAGGGCGGGAGCTACCTTCACCTTTGGTTATAACACCTTTAATTTTCAATTTTACTATGCCTTAAACCCATTTTTCGATAAGGCTGTTGTGGATGAATCCGAATTTGGAATATCCACGCTTAAAATTGGGTTAACCTTCTTTATTCTATAG